The Ciconia boyciana chromosome 7, ASM3463844v1, whole genome shotgun sequence region AGGACTGTACACTGCATTTTTTGCCTCTGTGAGACAAGAAGAGATGCACAGTTTCTCTTTTATGCACCAGGTAATTGACTTGGGCGGAGAGCCGATCAAAGGCAGTGACTACTTTGGAAACGGCCGAGTGACAGAATTCAAATATGGTGCAAAACTGGGGACAGTGATCCGCAAGTGGAACGGAGAAAAGATGGCCTACTTAAAGTAAGGAAGAAGATGCTGCGACTTATCTGGGATATGCTGGGATGCACCAGTTGACGGAGTAGCTTCAAGTCTTTGTGTTTTTGGCTAGGAACTGGGGAGAAGGCTGGGGATTTGTGCCTTCCGACAGAGCCCTGGTCTTTGTGGATAATCACGACAACCAGCGGGGGCACGGGGCCGGTGGAGCTTCCATTCTAACCTTCTGGGACGCCCGGTAAGGGATTGCTCTTGCCTGGGTGatgcttcttccttttgcttgtttgtctgTCGTTTCCCTGGCACGGTTTCTCTTTCCACGtctcattactttttttgtctAACAAACAGGCTTTATAAAATGGCAGTTGGTTTCATGCTTGCTCATCCATATGGGTTCACACGTGTGATGTCAAGTTTTCGCTGGCCAAGATATTTTGTAAATGGACGGGTAAGCTTGTAATGCTGAAGATAACATTCACGGTGAATAAGGATCAGAACAGGGCCAGAGAAGCAGTCCAGTGCATTTAAATTTGTTAAGTGATTTCTCTGTCCCAGGTTGAGTCTAGCAGGTGGAAAGTTGATGCTCCATCTAGCTTTTCTCTACAGGTAGACTCTCTGCACTTTCAGTAAGAAGttttaaactttcctttttaattacagGATGTCAATGACTGGGTTGGACCACCAAGTAACTCGGATGGATCAACAAAGCCCGTTACAATCAATGCAGACACCACCTGTGGCAACGACTGGGTTTGTGAACATCGCTGGCGTCAAATAAAGTAGGAcactgtggagaaaaataagtaaaagcaGTTGCTTTTGCTTCCTGTTCCTCGTGGCTTTAGAGCTCTTGCAGCCACAGTGAGAGCCGTTCCTTGCATTTTCAGGAACATGGTTATCTTCCGTAATGTGGTGGATGGTCAGCCTTTCTCCAACTGGTGGGACAATGGCAGCAATCAAGTAGCTTTTGGCCGTGGTAATAAAGGCTTCATCGTTTTTAATAATGATGACTGGTAAGTCAGTGGGAGAGACTGTGTCCCCAGAGAGAAGCATAGCATCCCTTATCAGCAATACTGATGGGAAGGGGAATGTCCTCTTCTCCTGATGAGAGTGATCCCTACAGCCTGAGCTAGAGTCATGCAGTCGCATGCCAGGTCTAGAGAGCCAAAACAGGACCATAGGGAGCGAACGAGGGGTAGGATCAGAAAGCTCACACTTTACATTGCCCCTCAAAGTAAGGGAGTAGCATCAGGTTCAAAAATCCTATAGCCGGTTtgaaacatctgttttaaaaacaatggaTAAATAGCATTCACTTATTTTCACATAGGAATATGAACGTCAATTTGCAAACTGGACTGCCTGCTGGAACCTACTGCGATGTTATTTCTGGACAAAAGGAGGGCAACAAATGTACTGGAAAACAGGTGTATGTTTCTGGTGATGGAATGGCTAATTTCCAGATTAGTAACTATGCTGAAGATCCATTCATTGCAATTCATGTTAATGCCAAGTTATAACTCAGGAGAAGTGTCCTTCTCCATTTGGTTTCTGCATTACTGTTTCCCCGATATGGGATTCCCTGGTATTCAAGCATGAGTGATTCTCTGTATCTAGTGAATAATAAATGGCAATCAAATTGAAGCGTAACGCTTTTTCCCTTAATGAATTGGATCGTAACTTTATCATGTCATAACTAGTGGCAATGCAGTGGTGGGTTTTAAGGCAATGCAGCACTCCATTTCCCACATCACAGAAACAcgggagaaaataaaataaataaagaaacccaaaccaacacGTGGGTAagttaaaatgcagtatttccaaGGCCGATACGTACACACACATCTGTATCCCAGAGCAGCCACATTGGGGGCAGTCAGTTATGAGCGGTGCCTACCCACGCAGACAGTTTATCCGTTTCTTGCGACAAGCAAAACGCGCGGGGTCTGggtcagcagaggaaggtggGCTGTGCCAATCAATTATTCCAGCCTATGACATCCGTCAAGCCAGCGGGTTGCCTGCTTCATGGTCAGCTTGTGCCTGTACAAATCAAAAACACAGATCTTCCATCATTAGCCCCAATGGCTTGCTGCAAACGAACATTCACTGTGGCTGTTCCAAAGGTGTCCGAGAAGCGAGTTGTATATCCAAGCATTGCCTAGACCTTGTGACGGGCTGAAGCACAGCATATTCTTGTCTCCCGTGGTTCATTAGGCTCACTTATTCTGTAATATCTTGGAGAATGACGCAGCTGGAGCACAGACTTGGCGGCTCTCCCAGTTTCATTGTCAGTTGTGAGAAAATGCTGAGGTAAACGTGAGAGCGCAGGCCTTGCATTAAATCAGAATGCCTGCTTGGCCACAAGTACTTGTTGCGACCCATTCTGGAGGGGCCAATGGAAGAGGAATGCTCGGATTTAGTATTTTTGAGGTCAAGGTGTACTTTTAAGGGCTGTTTGGCTTTTGTGGTGGGAGAGAGAGTGCGTGGGTGTTGGGGGTGGATATTGGCTCTCAATGTGCCCAAGGGCTCGGAGTGTCTGGCAAGACAGTCACGGTGTGGGAGGAAGGGGCCAGGTAGTGTCCCTGGCCCAGAGGCTGGACCTACCACGTGTCTCCCTTGCTCGCTGTGGCCAGCACCTCCTTGCTGAGGACAAAGGGCCTCCTGGCACAACGCAGCCCCTGGATCCCCTTACTGGAGTGGTGTCAAAGATTGGGAGACCTGTGTGGCAGGACAATAATAGCCATTGCAAACCTGTCGTTTTCCCCCAGGGTCAGGTCAGggagccctcctgcccctgtgAAATAGATTGGCACTGCCTGCTCTTTCTGGGTTGCTGTACCCTTGTTTGTTCAAGCCATGCATTCAGCTCTACCCTCAGAAACTGTGTGATTCTATGCTAGCTATTATTCAGACATTACCTAATCCCAAATGTAATATTTAGTCTACCCTTAAAATTACAAAtcacccccaagccccccagcTATTGTGGCAAATTATTGAAATGACACACATTGATCTGAAGTGTCCATAAATAAACAGGAGGTGGTGAATATGGAGAAGGATATGTCTGTGCCTGTGAACATATGTGGATCCACTTTTCAATTACGTTGGAGTGCAGTGAGTGTTTTGCCTGATGTAGATTCAGTTTTAGCTCTGCATTTAACAGTGGAATTAAATAcaacatggagaaaaagaaattatgataCAGTTTCCTTAGATGTAAATAAAACTTTGTGGGCCAGATGTTCACTGCTTTGAAAGGACCAGGTCTGCATCCagactttgttttttgtttcttttatgtcaAGCTTTTTCCCACATAGCCTTATAATTTGAGCacaaagaagatgaagaaagcaaCAGTGTCATTCAGAGCAATACCAGGTCTTTCAGATGAGTCATGAAACCCAGGGTAACAGTCAGCTTTTCTGTTGATCTTGAAGTTTTTCCAAAAATTATTAGCATTGGGA contains the following coding sequences:
- the LOC140654087 gene encoding pancreatic alpha-amylase; the protein is MQVLLLLAAVGFCWGQYNPNTQAGRTSIVHLFEWRWADIALECERYLAPNGFGGVQISPPNENIVITNPNRPWWERYQPVSYKLCTRSGNENEFRDMVTRCNNVGVHIYVDAVVNHMCGAVGGSGTHSTCGSYFNAGNRDFPAVPYSGWDFNDGKCRTGSGGIENYGDVYQVRDCRLVSLLDLALEKDYVRSRVAEYMNYLIDIGVAGFRIDAAKHMWPGDIRAFLDKLKNLNTKWFSAGTKPFIYQEVIDLGGEPIKGSDYFGNGRVTEFKYGAKLGTVIRKWNGEKMAYLKNWGEGWGFVPSDRALVFVDNHDNQRGHGAGGASILTFWDARLYKMAVGFMLAHPYGFTRVMSSFRWPRYFVNGRDVNDWVGPPSNSDGSTKPVTINADTTCGNDWVCEHRWRQIKNMVIFRNVVDGQPFSNWWDNGSNQVAFGRGNKGFIVFNNDDWNMNVNLQTGLPAGTYCDVISGQKEGNKCTGKQVYVSGDGMANFQISNYAEDPFIAIHVNAKL